From the genome of Sphingobacterium sp. UGAL515B_05:
GAGAGGAGGATTTGCGACGTACTGTAAAGGACCTGAATACATTGAAAGATATTGATTTCGTTATACTTTCTGGAGATATCACCGAGTTTGGTGCCGATCACGAGTTAAAGCTGGCAAAGCGCATCTTAGATAGTTTGCAGCTGCCCTGGTATGTGATCCCGGGAAACCACGATGGAAATTGGTCTGAAAATGGAGCCAATACATTTCGCACCGTTTTTGGTGGTGAAACTTTTTTCTTTAAGCATAAAGGTTACGCATTCATTGGAACCAATTCAGGACCAAATATGCGTATGAGCCCTGGTCAGATTCCTCGTGAGAACCTGGTCTGGATGGATTCCATTTTTGCAGCGAATCCGGATAATCAGCTGCCATTGATCTATATTAATCATTATCCACAGGATTCGTCTCTAAATAACTGGTTTGACGCTTTAAAAAGGGTCAAAACGCGCAATGTCCAATTGGCGCTTTGCGGACATGGCCATGCCAATAAATTGTATGATTGGGAAGGAATTCCGGGGGTAATGGGACGGTCCAACCTGCGTGCGAATAAAGAAGTTGGCGGTTATAATATTGTGACCATCGCCGATGGCAAAGCAAGTTATCAGGAGCGTAATCCCGGTGTGGGGATGCAGGAGAAATCTTGGGTCGTTGTTCCTCTATTTAATCATCACTATGAAAATGAGACAGTAAGCTACCCGAGACCCAGTTATGCTGTGAATGCAAAATATGCAGATCAGGTTAAAGTCAATTGGACGTTTGAAGATGCCAGCGATATCGGGGCTGGACTAGCTGTTTACAAAAATAGCGTGATTACATCAAATACCGCGGGCGATATCTTTGCGCTTGATTTAAAAACCGGTAAAAAGCGATGGGCATTTCGTACAGGTGGCAAAGTTTATTCTACGCCAGCTGTGTGGAAAGGAATCGTGGTTGCGGGGTCATCGGATCATGCAATTTATGCGGTAGATGCCCGAAATGGCAAGTTGTTATGGAGGGTACAGACTGAAAAGGCGGTTTTGGGTTCGCCTCTGTTACATGACGGCGTGGCTTTTATCGGTGGTTCGGATGGTAAGTTTAGAGCGCTGGACATCAAGACAGGGGCTGTAAAATGGAGCTTTGATCAGGTCAAAGGATTTGTATCGACCCTGCCAACGTATTATTTGGGAAATGTAATTTTTGGCTCCTGGAGTAATGGATTCTATGCTTTGAATGTCAATACAGGTAAGCTGTCGTGGGAATGGAATAATGGACAGGCTAATCGGATGTTTTCAGCGGCGGCATGTAATCCAGTAGGGGTAAATAATCGTGTTTTTGTAGTTGCACCGGATCGTTTTATGACAGCACTGGATGCGAAAACGGGGGCGGTCATTTGGCGGGAAAAGAAAGATACCATTCGGGTGCGCGAGTCTATGGGCTTGGCGGCAGATCATAAATTGGTTTATGTGAAGACGATGGATGGGGACCTTTTGGGTATTTCAGTTGCTGCTGATCGTATGGATGTTGCCTGGAAGTCCAAGCTTAAATTGCCTTATGAATTGACGCCTTCTGCAATTATATCCAATGGCAAATTGGTATTTGTGCCGAGTCATTCGGGTTTGCTATCCGGGGTTGACGCAAAAACAGGCGCGGTAGTATGGCAATATAAAATATCCAATGGAATGGTTAATCCTGTTGCGCTAAACGGCCGAAACAAGGTGATAGCGAGTACGATGGATGGCAAAATAGTTTCATTAGAGTTTTAAGCAATCGATTGAATTGATCTTTTTGAAAATAAATGCCTTGATATGATAAAAAAATGTCTAAACTTCTTAAATTTACGTCAAGCTTTTTTGCTTGTTTTTGCATGTTTTGTTTGTAACTTTGCGAAAGCACAGCAAAATGCTTGGATTAGAATAAACCAATTGGGCTATACTCCGGCGGGCAAGAAGGTCGCGGTATGGGGCGGGAAATCAATCAGGCAGCTTCGTTCTTTTGAAATTAAAAACGCACAAACGGGTAAAACAGTGTATGTGCATCCTGTGGGAAAAGATTATGGGGCTTATGGTCCTTTTGTTCAGAGCTTTCGTTTGGATTTCTCTTCTATGCAGGATACAGGACGTTTTTTTGTTCAGGCTGGAGATGTGAAGTCTCCAACATTCCGAATTGCTCGGGACGTTTATAAGGGAGCGGCCGATTTTGTACTGCGTTATATGCGGCAACAACGGACATTGTTCAACCCTTTTCTGAAAGATAGCTGCCACACACACGATGGATTTGCGCTTTATGCAGGAAAGGTTGGTATTCCCGATAGCTCCCGCATCGATGCTGGCGGAGGTTGGCATGATGCTTCTGATTATTTGCAATATGCGACTACGTCGGCAAATGCAACATTTCATCTGTTAGCGGCTTACCGCGATTTTCCAAAGGTATTTGGTGATCTAAAGCAAGCAAATGGTCTTGACGGAAAAAACGGTCGTGCCGATGTACTGGATGAAGCAAAATGGGGCCTGGATTGGTTATTGAAGATGCATCCTAAAGCCAATCAGATGTACAATCAGATTGGTGATGACCGGGATCATGCAAGTATGCGGATGCCAAAGGAAGATCCCTATTATGGTCGTGGATTTGAACGACCGGTGTATTTTATCGATGGCGAACCACAACAGCGTGGTAAGTTTATGAATAATACGACGGGCACTAGCTCTACTGCTGGTAAATTTAGTAGTGCTTTTCGCTTGGGAGCGATGTTGTTTGACAAGGAAGATCGGACGTATGCAAAGCTGCTTTCGAAAAAATCGGAAACGGCCTATGCTTATGCCAATATAAAACCAGGCGTGACACAGACGGTTTCTGTGAAATCGCCCTATATTTATGCCGAAGACAATTGGGTAGACGATATGCAGTTGGCTGCGGCAATGGGGTTCTCCACGACAAAAAAAGGAAAATTCGCACGAGAAGCCTTGCGCTATGCCCGACAGGAAAAGATTACACCTTGGATGATAAGCGATACTGCTGCACATTATCAGTGGTACCCTTTTATCAATCTTGGGCATTATGAATTGGCAAAAGGATTAAAAGGACAAGATCGCGAGGAGATTGTTTCTTATTATAAACAGGGGATTGAGGAAGTCAATCGGAGAGCCGAAAAAAATGCATTTTTTCGTGGAGTTCCCTTTATTTGGTGTAGCAACAACTTAACGGTATCCTTCGCGATTCAATGTCTCTGGTACAAAGAATTGACGGGAGATGCGCATTTCGATGAGCTTGCTCAGGCTAATTTTGACTGGTTGTTTGGAACGAACCCTTGGGGCACGAGTATGGTATATGGTCTTCCGTCGTGGGGCGATACACCTGTTGATCCGCATTCGGCTTTTACCTTTCTGGGTAAACATCCGATCGATGGCGGTTTGGTTGATGGGCCCATTATGGCATCTACGTACCGCAATCTGATCGGTATCAAGTTGAATAATCCAGATAGCTATGCGGAGTTTCAAAGTGATTTGGCGGTCTATCATGACGACTATGGAGATTATAGTACCAATGAGCCGACAATGGATGGTACCGCTTCGTTGATTTATCTGCTGGCTTCAAAGGAAGGTAAGGCAATGGAGGAGCCGACCGGAAAAAAGTAACACCGGATGTTTTCGGAGCTATTGTCCGGGGCGACTCGACAAAACGGCAGGTAGCTTTGATGTTTACAGGTCATGATTTATCTGAAGGTACAGGAGAGGTGTTGGCAAGTCTAAAACGTAATGGCGTTAAAGGTTCTTTTTTCCTGACAGGTGATTATCTCAGAACACCGGGTTTTAAATCCTATGTCCATCAGATGATAAACGATGGTCATTGGATTTCGGGGCATTCGGATAAACATCTTCTGGTGAGTGACTGGGGGAGTAGGGACCTGCTTTTGGTGAAACGTGACTCTTTTGTCGCGGATCTAAAGGCAAATCTGAAAGCATTGGAAAGCGGGGGTATTGATATCGGGAATTTGTCCTATTATATTCCTTCGTACGAGTGGTATAATAGTGAAACGGTCGATTGGGCAAAAGCAGTAGGTCTACATTCGGTTAATTATACACCGGGAATACGGACTGCAGCTGATTATACCTATCCTGAAATGGGGACTCGTTATTTATCGTCGACAGCGATTCTCGACAATCTCTGGTCTTACGAAGCTCGGTATGGGCTCAATGGATTTCTGATATTGATTCATATGGGAACCGATGATCGGCGGAAAGATAAACTGTATCATCATTTGGATGATATCATTAGCATATTAAAGGGAAAAGGGTATCAACTTGTGGATGTACCCGATTTATTGAAATAAAGAAATACAATATATACTAATAATGGTAAATACAACGGAGAAAGATTCGAATTATCAGGATTTGGACAAGATGTCTGTGCATGAGTTATTGACAAATATCAATAATGAGGATAAATCTGTGCCACTTGCTGTAGAGCAGGCTATCCCTCAGATTGAAGCATTGGTCAAAGTGACTGTGGAGAAAATGAAGGCTGGTGGTCGAACTTTTTATATCGGCGCTGGTACAAGTGGTCGTTTGGGCGTGTTGGATGCGTCAGAATTACCTCCGACTTACGGTGTGCCATTTGAATGGATCATTGGGTTGATTGCTGGTGGTGATACTGCAATTCGAAAAGCAGTTGAATTTGCAGAAGATGATCTGGAGCAAGCCTGGAAAGATATGGAAGCCTATGATATTGATGAAAACGATGTTGTTATCGGTATTGCGGCCTCTGGAACCACACCTTATGTTATTGGCGGATTGAAAACCGCAAATGAGAAGGGGCTTGTTACGGGCTGTATTGTCTGTAATGGCGGTTCTCCGATTGCTGAAGTAGCGCAGTATCCGGTTGAAGTTATTGTTGGGCCGGAATTCGTTACCGGGTCTACGCGGATGAAGTCAGGTACCGCTCAGAAACTTGTGTTAAATATGTTCAGTACTGCAGTGATGATCCAATTGGGTAGGGTAAAAGGGAATAAGATGGTCGATATGCAGTTGTCAAACCATAAGTTGGTCGGCCGTGGTGTACGTATCATTATGGATCAAACGGGGGCGCCTGAGGGAGAGGCTGCGGCTTTACTTGAACAATTTGGCAATGTGAGACAGGCAATTGAAGCTTATCAGGCTACCCATTGAGTATAACCTACTAAAAATCACCTATTTTAAAAACAAACTATGTCACCAGTAATATTATTATCTTTTATAATAATCTATTTTGCAGTTCTGCTTGCTGTAGCTCACTTCACCTCGAAGGGGGCTTCCGATAACTCTACTTTTTTTGTCGCAAACCGGAACTCTAAATGGTATATGGTCGCCTTTGGGATGATCGGTACCGCGCTCTCCGGCGTAACTTTTATTTCGGTTCCCGGCGCAGTAGGTGCGTCTGAATTTAGCTATTTTCAATTTGTTCTTGGGAATGCCGTTGGTTTTGTCATTATTGCCTATGTATTGCTTCCGCTCTATTATAGAATGAACTTGACTTCCATCTATACTTATTTGGAAGAACGTTTTGGGCACACCACGTACAAAACAGGTGCTGCTATTTTTTTGGTTTCCCGTACGATCGGTTCGGCATTTCGTCTTTATTTGGTGGCAATCGTATTGCAGCATTTTATTTTTGATGCCTGGAATGTGCCTTTCGCGATTACGGTCGTTATATGTTTGGTATTGATCTGGATGTATACAAATAAGGGCGGTTTAAAGACGATCATTGTGACAGATACCCTACAGACTACCTTTTTAGTGACTGCAGTCATTCTTTCCATTTATTTTATGGCAAAAGGATTAGATTTTGGTATTGTGGATACTTTCGAGGCTGTGAAAGAAAGTAGTTACTCTAAGATCTTTTTCTGGGATGATTTTGTGGGCAGTAAAGCAAATTTTTGGAAACAATTCTTGGGAGGAATTTTTGTGACCATTGCCATGACGGGGCTTGATCAGGATCTGATGCAAAAGAACTTATCGATGGGGACCATTAAAGAGGCACAAAAGAATATGATTACGTTTACAAGTGTATTTGTGGTTATTAATATTTTCTTTTTAGCTGTTGGTGCTTTGCTGTATATCTATGCGGCTAAAAACGGGATTGATGTCACTCAACTGGCAACACGAGACTATTTGTATCCAGAAATTGCATTAAACCACTTGGCGATTGTCCCTGCAATCATCTTTATGATGGGACTTACGGCGGCTACTTTTGCAACGACAGATAGTGCGCTGACTGCCCTGACGACATCTTTCTGCGTAGACTTTTTAAACTTCAATAAAAAAGAAAACCCCAACGATCCAGCTTTGATCAAACAGCGTAACTATGTGCATTTTGGCTTTTCCATTGTGATGTTGTTGGTTATTCTGGTCTTTAAGCTGATCAATGATGATTCGGTCGTCAATGCAATCTTTACGGCAGCGAGTTATACGTACGGACCTTTACTGGGTTTATTCGTTTTTG
Proteins encoded in this window:
- a CDS encoding PQQ-binding-like beta-propeller repeat protein, with product MRFPIITFFIALSCVFNVVIAQQSFKFAHVTDTHVGGATGEEDLRRTVKDLNTLKDIDFVILSGDITEFGADHELKLAKRILDSLQLPWYVIPGNHDGNWSENGANTFRTVFGGETFFFKHKGYAFIGTNSGPNMRMSPGQIPRENLVWMDSIFAANPDNQLPLIYINHYPQDSSLNNWFDALKRVKTRNVQLALCGHGHANKLYDWEGIPGVMGRSNLRANKEVGGYNIVTIADGKASYQERNPGVGMQEKSWVVVPLFNHHYENETVSYPRPSYAVNAKYADQVKVNWTFEDASDIGAGLAVYKNSVITSNTAGDIFALDLKTGKKRWAFRTGGKVYSTPAVWKGIVVAGSSDHAIYAVDARNGKLLWRVQTEKAVLGSPLLHDGVAFIGGSDGKFRALDIKTGAVKWSFDQVKGFVSTLPTYYLGNVIFGSWSNGFYALNVNTGKLSWEWNNGQANRMFSAAACNPVGVNNRVFVVAPDRFMTALDAKTGAVIWREKKDTIRVRESMGLAADHKLVYVKTMDGDLLGISVAADRMDVAWKSKLKLPYELTPSAIISNGKLVFVPSHSGLLSGVDAKTGAVVWQYKISNGMVNPVALNGRNKVIASTMDGKIVSLEF
- a CDS encoding sodium:solute symporter; amino-acid sequence: MSPVILLSFIIIYFAVLLAVAHFTSKGASDNSTFFVANRNSKWYMVAFGMIGTALSGVTFISVPGAVGASEFSYFQFVLGNAVGFVIIAYVLLPLYYRMNLTSIYTYLEERFGHTTYKTGAAIFLVSRTIGSAFRLYLVAIVLQHFIFDAWNVPFAITVVICLVLIWMYTNKGGLKTIIVTDTLQTTFLVTAVILSIYFMAKGLDFGIVDTFEAVKESSYSKIFFWDDFVGSKANFWKQFLGGIFVTIAMTGLDQDLMQKNLSMGTIKEAQKNMITFTSVFVVINIFFLAVGALLYIYAAKNGIDVTQLATRDYLYPEIALNHLAIVPAIIFMMGLTAATFATTDSALTALTTSFCVDFLNFNKKENPNDPALIKQRNYVHFGFSIVMLLVILVFKLINDDSVVNAIFTAASYTYGPLLGLFVFGIFTKYAVRDNAVPYICVLSPTVLFLLKTYVIEVYTPYVIGLDLIIINGFITFVMLLISSPGKASEKALSHN
- the murQ gene encoding N-acetylmuramic acid 6-phosphate etherase, producing the protein MVNTTEKDSNYQDLDKMSVHELLTNINNEDKSVPLAVEQAIPQIEALVKVTVEKMKAGGRTFYIGAGTSGRLGVLDASELPPTYGVPFEWIIGLIAGGDTAIRKAVEFAEDDLEQAWKDMEAYDIDENDVVIGIAASGTTPYVIGGLKTANEKGLVTGCIVCNGGSPIAEVAQYPVEVIVGPEFVTGSTRMKSGTAQKLVLNMFSTAVMIQLGRVKGNKMVDMQLSNHKLVGRGVRIIMDQTGAPEGEAAALLEQFGNVRQAIEAYQATH
- a CDS encoding glycoside hydrolase family 9 protein, coding for MIKKCLNFLNLRQAFLLVFACFVCNFAKAQQNAWIRINQLGYTPAGKKVAVWGGKSIRQLRSFEIKNAQTGKTVYVHPVGKDYGAYGPFVQSFRLDFSSMQDTGRFFVQAGDVKSPTFRIARDVYKGAADFVLRYMRQQRTLFNPFLKDSCHTHDGFALYAGKVGIPDSSRIDAGGGWHDASDYLQYATTSANATFHLLAAYRDFPKVFGDLKQANGLDGKNGRADVLDEAKWGLDWLLKMHPKANQMYNQIGDDRDHASMRMPKEDPYYGRGFERPVYFIDGEPQQRGKFMNNTTGTSSTAGKFSSAFRLGAMLFDKEDRTYAKLLSKKSETAYAYANIKPGVTQTVSVKSPYIYAEDNWVDDMQLAAAMGFSTTKKGKFAREALRYARQEKITPWMISDTAAHYQWYPFINLGHYELAKGLKGQDREEIVSYYKQGIEEVNRRAEKNAFFRGVPFIWCSNNLTVSFAIQCLWYKELTGDAHFDELAQANFDWLFGTNPWGTSMVYGLPSWGDTPVDPHSAFTFLGKHPIDGGLVDGPIMASTYRNLIGIKLNNPDSYAEFQSDLAVYHDDYGDYSTNEPTMDGTASLIYLLASKEGKAMEEPTGKK
- a CDS encoding polysaccharide deacetylase family protein, yielding MFTGHDLSEGTGEVLASLKRNGVKGSFFLTGDYLRTPGFKSYVHQMINDGHWISGHSDKHLLVSDWGSRDLLLVKRDSFVADLKANLKALESGGIDIGNLSYYIPSYEWYNSETVDWAKAVGLHSVNYTPGIRTAADYTYPEMGTRYLSSTAILDNLWSYEARYGLNGFLILIHMGTDDRRKDKLYHHLDDIISILKGKGYQLVDVPDLLK